The Kineococcus radiotolerans SRS30216 = ATCC BAA-149 genomic interval GGGCGTCGTAGAGCTCCAGGACGTCGGGGCGGCCGCGGTCGGTGGCGAGTTCGCGCAGCGCCGCGTGCATGGTCGGCACCCGGGAGTCGCCGTGGCGGTAGACGCGGTGGCCGAAACCCATGACCTTCCGGTGCCCGGCCAGGGCCGCGGCCAGCCACGCGCGGGCCCGCCCGGGCGAGCCCTCCCCCAGCCCGATCTCCTCGAACGCCTCCCACACGGCCTCGTTCGCCCCGCCGTGCAGCGGACCCTTGAGCGCGCCCACGGCCGCCGTCACCGCCGAGTGCAGGTCCGACAGCGTCGACGTCACGACCCGCGCCGCGAACGTCGAGGCGTTGAAGGAGTGCTCGGCGTAGAGGACCAGCGAGGTCTCGAAGGTCCGCACCGCGACGGCGTCGGGTTCGGCGCCGGTCACCATCCAGAGGAAGTTCGCGGCGTGGTCGAGGTCGTCGCGCGGGGGCGGCGCCTGCCCGCCGAGGCGGCGGCGCTGGGCGTGGGCCACGACCGCGGGCAGGGCCGCGAACAACCGTTCCGCCTTGGCCAGTTCCGCCTCGGGCGAGGCGTCCCCCGCCGCGGGGTCCAGGGCGCCGAGGACGCTGACCGCGGTGCGCACGACGTCCATCGGGTGCGCCGTCAGCGGGAGGTCGTCGATCGTGCGCCGCACCCGCTCGTCCAGCCGGCGGCCCTCCCGCTCGCGGGCCCGGAACCGCTCCAGCTCCGCCGCGGAGGGCAGTTCCCCGTCCCACAGCAACCGCGCGACCTGCTCGGAGGAGCAGCGGGTCGCCAGTTCCTGCACCGGGTAACCCCGGTACAGCAGCGAGTTCGTCTCCGGGTCGACCTTCGAGACGGCCGTGGTGTCGGCGACGACGCCGGCCAGGCCCTTGTGGACGGTCACGACCGGTTCCCCTCCAGGCTGAAGTCGAAGACGCCGGAGTCGAAGTCGCCGTAGCCGGCGTAGTCGACGAGGTCGTACAGCTCGGCCCGGGTCTGCATCCGCGGGACCTGCGCGGCGAGGG includes:
- a CDS encoding bifunctional 2-methylcitrate synthase/citrate synthase, encoding MTVHKGLAGVVADTTAVSKVDPETNSLLYRGYPVQELATRCSSEQVARLLWDGELPSAAELERFRAREREGRRLDERVRRTIDDLPLTAHPMDVVRTAVSVLGALDPAAGDASPEAELAKAERLFAALPAVVAHAQRRRLGGQAPPPRDDLDHAANFLWMVTGAEPDAVAVRTFETSLVLYAEHSFNASTFAARVVTSTLSDLHSAVTAAVGALKGPLHGGANEAVWEAFEEIGLGEGSPGRARAWLAAALAGHRKVMGFGHRVYRHGDSRVPTMHAALRELATDRGRPDVLELYDALEAEMTRAKQILPNLDYPAGPAYHLLGLDTDLFTPVFVAARVVGWTAHVVEQRGANSLIRPLSEYDGPPLRHLPA